A genomic region of Nitrosomonas ureae contains the following coding sequences:
- a CDS encoding cupin domain-containing protein — MKLREAAIWDAFNKEPCSCVKPVVVLAIEFTYTCPVINLCSFDTTRGGHMLKATLIDLMQRIPGQASAEWPMGEPFTLAFAHGTMSVEVYAPKDTDIQTPHDQDELYFIHSGHGEIVVAGERHSFEPGMVFFVAAHVEHRFENFSADFCTWVVFWGPKGGE, encoded by the coding sequence ATGAAACTTAGAGAAGCTGCAATATGGGATGCGTTTAATAAGGAACCTTGCAGTTGTGTCAAGCCCGTTGTGGTATTGGCTATCGAGTTCACTTATACTTGCCCCGTAATCAACTTATGCAGTTTTGACACAACAAGAGGTGGCCACATGCTGAAAGCAACATTAATTGATTTGATGCAACGCATTCCCGGCCAGGCCAGTGCGGAATGGCCGATGGGCGAGCCTTTTACGTTGGCATTCGCACATGGCACCATGTCGGTGGAAGTTTATGCGCCCAAGGATACGGATATACAAACGCCGCATGATCAGGATGAGCTATATTTCATCCACTCCGGTCACGGTGAGATTGTGGTGGCGGGCGAACGTCATTCATTTGAACCCGGTATGGTGTTTTTTGTTGCCGCCCATGTGGAGCATCGTTTTGAAAATTTCTCAGCGGATTTTTGTACCTGGGTGGTGTTCTGGGGACCGAAAGGCGGTGAATAG
- a CDS encoding DUF4143 domain-containing protein has product MSWEGFVIENILNTIDQNQDKPYFYRTSSGNEIDLILERSEK; this is encoded by the coding sequence ATGAGCTGGGAAGGATTTGTAATTGAAAATATTCTGAATACTATTGATCAGAATCAGGATAAACCTTATTTTTACAGAACTTCATCCGGCAATGAAATCGACCTAATACTAGAAAGATCAGAAAAGTAA